One genomic segment of Mycolicibacterium gilvum includes these proteins:
- a CDS encoding ISL3 family transposase, which produces MRSDSYTTLLDATVEVTLRPTARLLTCPCGKRQPSVYDRRRRRWRHLDLGVKRLWLVNEIRRLNCPDCGVITEAVPWARPGSRFTRDFEDMVLWLAQRSDRTTVSTLMRCAWESVTAIINRGVAELLDKRRLQTLYRIGVDEICYRHPHRYLTIIGDHDTGTVVNIRPGRSEQSLTDFYTAQPDSMLKQIQAVSMDVSKPYIGATRSKVPEAIICFDGFHIMRWINRALDAVFSEAAAGPDKVHMSSAQWRTTRWALRTGENRLTDTKRELVNQIAKQNRRVGRAWALKEQARDLYRYDHQPGVARALLKAWITAAKRCRIPAFVALGKRLAVYFDGILAAIELGISNALAESINAKIRLINARGYGHHTAETLTSMIYLCLGGLQVKLPTRT; this is translated from the coding sequence ATCAGGTCCGACTCATACACCACTCTGCTGGACGCAACCGTCGAAGTAACCCTGCGCCCTACTGCCCGTCTCTTGACCTGCCCGTGCGGCAAACGCCAGCCCAGCGTCTATGACCGCCGTCGCCGACGCTGGCGCCACCTCGATCTCGGGGTCAAGCGGTTATGGCTGGTTAATGAGATCCGCCGCCTGAATTGCCCGGACTGCGGGGTCATCACCGAAGCGGTGCCTTGGGCGCGGCCCGGATCCAGGTTCACCCGCGACTTCGAAGACATGGTGCTGTGGTTGGCCCAACGCAGCGACCGCACCACCGTCTCGACACTGATGCGCTGCGCCTGGGAATCGGTCACCGCGATCATCAACCGCGGCGTCGCCGAACTGCTCGACAAGCGGCGCCTGCAGACGCTGTATCGGATCGGTGTCGACGAGATCTGCTACCGACACCCGCACCGCTATCTGACCATCATCGGCGACCACGATACCGGCACCGTCGTCAACATCCGACCCGGCCGCAGCGAGCAATCCTTGACTGATTTCTATACAGCTCAACCTGATTCGATGCTCAAGCAGATCCAAGCCGTCAGCATGGACGTCAGCAAGCCCTATATCGGCGCCACTCGCTCGAAGGTGCCCGAGGCGATCATCTGTTTTGACGGCTTCCACATCATGCGATGGATCAACCGCGCCCTCGACGCCGTCTTCTCCGAGGCGGCAGCCGGCCCCGACAAAGTCCACATGTCCTCAGCGCAATGGCGCACCACCCGATGGGCGCTACGCACCGGCGAGAACAGACTCACCGACACCAAACGCGAACTGGTCAACCAGATCGCCAAGCAGAATCGACGAGTCGGACGAGCATGGGCCCTCAAGGAACAGGCCCGCGATCTCTACCGCTACGACCACCAACCCGGCGTCGCCCGTGCACTGCTCAAGGCCTGGATCACCGCTGCCAAACGCTGCCGCATCCCCGCATTCGTCGCGCTCGGCAAACGACTCGCGGTCTACTTCGATGGCATCCTGGCCGCCATCGAACTCGGCATCTCCAACGCTCTCGCCGAGAGTATCAACGCCAAGATCCGCCTCATCAACGCACGCGGCTACGGCCACCACACCGCCGAAACACTCACCTCGATGATCTACCTCTGCCTCGGCGGACTGCAGGTGAAACTACCCACGAGAACCTGA
- a CDS encoding VOC family protein yields MTAAVALTGLDVGDSPQSWAHAGFEVDGAVCAVGSVGIRLRGDGNDMIGWSLSGPASAPADIDGVPTSRSPAAARSVANHPNGVAAIDHVVLMSPNLDRTVRALSAIGVDPRRERDAEMGGRAIRQIFFRFGEVIVEVVGAPGAAGDGPSSLWGITFTVADIDVTAAFFGDRTAPVKDAVQPGRRITTLRHRELGMSVRTAFISASR; encoded by the coding sequence GTGACGGCCGCGGTAGCCCTCACCGGACTCGACGTCGGTGATTCTCCGCAGTCCTGGGCGCACGCCGGGTTCGAGGTGGACGGCGCCGTCTGTGCGGTCGGCAGCGTCGGCATTCGATTGCGAGGCGACGGCAACGACATGATCGGCTGGTCGTTGAGTGGACCCGCGAGTGCACCCGCTGACATCGACGGCGTGCCGACGTCGCGGTCGCCCGCCGCTGCCCGTTCCGTCGCCAACCATCCCAACGGCGTCGCCGCCATCGACCACGTCGTGCTGATGTCGCCGAATCTGGATCGCACGGTTCGAGCTCTGTCCGCGATAGGCGTCGACCCGCGCCGGGAGCGGGACGCCGAGATGGGCGGCCGGGCGATCCGGCAGATCTTCTTCCGGTTCGGTGAGGTGATCGTCGAGGTCGTGGGCGCACCCGGCGCTGCCGGCGACGGTCCGTCGTCATTGTGGGGAATCACGTTCACCGTTGCCGACATCGATGTCACGGCGGCTTTCTTCGGAGACCGCACAGCACCGGTCAAGGATGCGGTGCAGCCGGGCCGCCGGATCACGACGCTGCGGCATCGGGAGCTCGGTATGTCGGTCCGGACGGCGTTCATCTCGGCGAGCCGATGA
- a CDS encoding SDR family NAD(P)-dependent oxidoreductase, translated as MTTHNDAEAIAALNLDRLPHHIVGKRVTELMDLSGKKAFVTGAGGDGLGHAIANRLAGSGADIALVGRTREPLERRAAEIAQRWGVNTYPVQADMSKWDQIHRGVAEAHDKLGRLDIMINNPVMVAAGPFEKQTKEQIDLTVLGSLTMMMYGAHAALEYLLPQGSGVIINIGSVGGRVQQRGLTVYNACKSGVIGFTRNLAHEVAPRGVNVFCVAPGIMIKEQMKQYLFDPQDDQQRAGRAAIIESITHQVQLGRASLPEEAANMVAFLASEAASYMCGQTIDVAGGQWMG; from the coding sequence ATGACGACCCACAACGATGCCGAGGCCATCGCAGCACTCAATCTCGACCGACTGCCGCACCACATCGTCGGCAAGCGGGTCACCGAACTGATGGACCTGAGCGGGAAAAAGGCGTTCGTCACCGGTGCGGGAGGCGACGGCCTCGGTCACGCGATCGCCAATCGGCTGGCCGGTTCCGGCGCCGACATCGCGCTCGTCGGGCGAACCCGCGAACCGCTGGAGCGACGGGCCGCGGAGATCGCGCAGCGGTGGGGTGTCAACACCTACCCCGTCCAGGCAGACATGTCGAAATGGGATCAGATCCACCGCGGCGTGGCCGAAGCGCACGACAAGCTCGGCCGGCTCGACATCATGATCAACAATCCCGTCATGGTGGCCGCCGGCCCTTTCGAGAAGCAGACCAAAGAACAGATAGACCTCACGGTGCTCGGAAGCCTCACGATGATGATGTACGGCGCGCATGCCGCGCTCGAATACCTGCTGCCGCAGGGCTCCGGGGTGATCATCAACATCGGATCGGTGGGCGGCCGCGTGCAGCAGCGCGGCTTGACCGTCTACAACGCCTGCAAGTCCGGGGTCATCGGATTCACCCGTAACCTCGCCCACGAGGTCGCGCCACGGGGTGTCAACGTCTTCTGCGTCGCACCCGGCATCATGATCAAGGAGCAGATGAAGCAGTACCTGTTCGATCCGCAGGACGATCAACAGCGGGCCGGCCGTGCGGCGATCATCGAGTCCATCACCCATCAGGTGCAACTCGGCCGCGCATCACTTCCGGAGGAGGCCGCGAACATGGTGGCGTTCCTGGCATCCGAGGCGGCCAGCTACATGTGCGGCCAGACCATCGATGTCGCCGGCGGGCAGTGGATGGGCTGA
- a CDS encoding LysR family transcriptional regulator, translated as MDTHRLKYFLRIAEEGSITRAASLLGMAQPALSRQLQLLEEDLGVALFRRNRRGVELTDAGERLRSSTAAPLRQLELAVQYAASPLARLKRAMLIGIPESAIDVLAAPLMTRLGSAFPDAQFAVTVGSTDHLVEAMLKGSVDIALINPVPDDRVFYREILTEEFVLVGGPDSPLEPEKPLQFADLVELPLVVPRSTTGLGQALYNAALRAKVTIDYRITTDSTRVMVCLIESGLAYGVLPLSACGREFAESRLRYSRICEPVLTQQLGVAATEQLDLPRELVVKVGNALREEIAALIRSGSWRADLLSPEPWSPRRV; from the coding sequence ATGGACACGCATCGGTTGAAGTACTTCCTGCGGATCGCCGAAGAAGGGTCGATCACCCGGGCCGCGAGTCTGCTGGGAATGGCTCAACCGGCATTGAGTCGTCAATTGCAGTTGCTCGAGGAGGATCTCGGGGTCGCCCTGTTCCGGCGGAACCGTCGCGGTGTCGAGCTCACCGACGCCGGTGAGCGTCTGCGATCTTCGACCGCCGCGCCACTGCGCCAATTGGAGCTGGCCGTCCAGTACGCGGCCTCCCCGCTGGCCCGCCTCAAACGCGCGATGCTCATCGGTATTCCTGAGAGCGCGATCGACGTGCTCGCCGCGCCGCTGATGACACGACTCGGCTCGGCCTTTCCCGACGCTCAGTTCGCCGTGACCGTCGGCAGCACCGATCATCTCGTCGAGGCGATGCTCAAGGGTTCGGTGGACATCGCGCTCATCAACCCGGTTCCCGACGACCGCGTCTTCTACCGGGAGATCCTGACCGAGGAGTTCGTCCTCGTGGGTGGACCTGACTCTCCACTTGAGCCCGAAAAGCCGCTCCAGTTCGCCGATCTCGTCGAACTGCCCCTGGTGGTGCCACGTTCGACGACGGGGTTGGGTCAGGCGCTCTACAACGCGGCGCTGCGCGCGAAGGTCACCATCGATTACCGGATCACCACCGACTCCACGCGAGTGATGGTGTGCCTCATCGAATCCGGCCTCGCCTACGGTGTGCTGCCGCTGTCGGCGTGCGGCCGCGAGTTCGCGGAGTCGCGGCTCAGATACTCCCGGATCTGTGAACCCGTGCTGACCCAGCAGCTCGGGGTGGCCGCAACCGAGCAGCTCGATCTTCCGCGGGAGCTCGTCGTCAAGGTCGGTAATGCGCTGCGCGAGGAGATCGCCGCGCTCATCAGGTCCGGCTCGTGGAGGGCCGATCTGTTGTCGCCCGAGCCGTGGAGTCCGAGGCGGGTGTGA
- a CDS encoding HNH endonuclease signature motif containing protein: MYVRGMSGGDLQTRIAVLRAAFDEVAACEIELLTRPDLVAALDELEELSCQLPAVGHRLLARLQAEGTPQQMGAKNWSEVLRVRWRISGSEAHRRLTDAALLAPRPSLTGPALPPQLAATAIAQARGLINAEHVAVIRKAVKKLPGWVDVATREQFEVNLVRTAVGHGPKELNDAADRMLFLLDQDGPEPDDAERGRKRGVSIGRQGAEAMSALTGQLTPEARAVWEAIFAKYAAPGMCNPDDERPCTSGTPSQAQIDGDHRSLAQRQHDALLAVGRIALMSGELGQLNGLPVSVIIRTTLQDLESRAGIGVSGGGTKLPIRDVIRMAGHANHYLAVFDRATGSALDLFRTRRVASPAQRVMLIARDGGCTKPCCTVGAYGCQVHHAEADYAHGGNTNIDELGLACGPDNRSVTDGGWTTRMNDRCEVEWIPPPGLDTGQARVNTYHRPERLLRPEDPEPLGDNDSQASRPADDPGEPGGPAPPEGEAA, encoded by the coding sequence ATGTATGTTCGAGGAATGTCGGGTGGGGACCTGCAGACGAGGATCGCCGTGTTGCGGGCGGCGTTCGACGAGGTCGCCGCGTGTGAGATCGAGCTGCTGACCCGGCCCGATCTTGTCGCGGCGCTCGATGAGCTCGAAGAACTGTCGTGTCAGCTGCCCGCCGTGGGACATCGGCTGTTGGCGCGGTTGCAGGCCGAGGGGACCCCGCAGCAGATGGGCGCCAAGAACTGGAGCGAGGTGTTGCGGGTGCGGTGGCGCATCTCGGGATCAGAAGCCCACCGCCGGCTGACCGATGCGGCGCTGTTGGCGCCGCGCCCGTCGCTGACGGGTCCGGCGTTGCCGCCGCAGTTGGCGGCGACCGCGATCGCCCAGGCCCGCGGGTTGATCAACGCCGAGCATGTCGCGGTCATCCGCAAAGCGGTCAAGAAACTCCCGGGCTGGGTCGATGTCGCGACCCGCGAGCAGTTCGAGGTCAACCTGGTCCGCACCGCGGTCGGTCACGGACCGAAGGAACTCAACGATGCTGCCGACCGGATGCTGTTTCTGCTGGATCAGGACGGGCCCGAGCCCGATGATGCGGAGCGGGGCCGCAAGCGTGGCGTCTCGATCGGACGACAGGGCGCCGAGGCGATGAGCGCGCTCACCGGGCAGCTGACCCCAGAAGCTCGCGCGGTGTGGGAGGCGATTTTCGCCAAGTACGCCGCACCGGGCATGTGCAATCCCGACGATGAGCGACCGTGCACGTCGGGAACCCCGAGCCAGGCGCAGATCGACGGGGATCACCGCAGTCTGGCGCAGCGTCAGCACGACGCCCTGCTGGCCGTCGGGCGGATCGCGCTGATGAGCGGCGAGCTCGGACAACTCAACGGGTTACCGGTGTCGGTGATCATCCGCACCACCCTGCAAGACCTGGAATCCCGGGCCGGGATCGGCGTGAGCGGCGGCGGGACGAAACTCCCGATCCGCGACGTGATCCGGATGGCCGGCCACGCCAATCACTACCTCGCCGTCTTCGACCGCGCGACCGGCTCCGCGCTGGATCTGTTCCGCACCCGACGTGTCGCGTCCCCGGCGCAACGGGTCATGCTGATCGCCCGCGACGGAGGCTGCACGAAGCCGTGCTGCACCGTCGGGGCCTACGGCTGCCAGGTTCATCACGCCGAGGCCGATTACGCCCACGGCGGGAACACCAACATCGATGAACTCGGCCTGGCCTGCGGGCCTGACAACCGCTCGGTCACCGACGGCGGCTGGACCACCCGGATGAACGACCGCTGCGAGGTGGAATGGATCCCGCCACCCGGCCTGGATACCGGCCAGGCCCGGGTCAACACCTACCACCGCCCCGAACGCCTCCTACGCCCCGAAGACCCGGAACCGCTGGGCGACAACGACTCCCAGGCATCGCGACCCGCCGACGATCCCGGCGAACCCGGCGGACCCGCACCACCCGAAGGTGAGGCGGCCTGA
- a CDS encoding ATP-dependent DNA ligase, with product MVDRYDRVKLTNPDKVLYPASGTTKAQVFEYYVNVAEGMLPHIAGRAVTRKRWPNGVEESSFFEKQLASSAPDWLDRGTIAHKSGTTTYPVIDTVEGLAWIAQQAALEVHVPQWRFTRGGQSGAADGGDGKPGPATRIVFDLDPGEGVTFRQLCEVAHEVRELITDIGLTTFPLTSGSKGLHLYVPLEDPISSRGASVLAKRVAQQLEQSMPKRVTATMTKSLRDGKVFLDWSQNNGNKTTIAPYSLRGRERPTVAAPRTWDEIEDPDLRHLTFDEVLDRLERDGDLLADLDPPLPATDKLTRYRSMRDRTKTPEPVPAEPPETGANDKFVIQEHHARRLHYDFRLERDGVLVSWAVPKNLPDTPSVNHLAVHTEDHPMDYIDFAGEIPKGEYGGGEVHIWDTGTYETEKFRDNPPDGPAKGGEVIVTLHGQKIEGRYALIQTDGKNWLAHRMKDQQKPTAADLAPMLTTEGSVERLTRGQWAFEGKWDGYRLLVDADHGKLTLRSRRGRDVTAEYPQLKALAADLADHHVILDGEAVALDEDGVPSFGEMQNRARSTRVEFWAFDILFLDGRLLTKATYTDRRKLLEALAEGGGLIVPPALEGDGPEALEYARSQRWEGVIAKKRDSTYQPGRRSSAWIKDKIWNTQEVVIGGWRQGEGGRTSGIGALVLGVPDDDGLHFVGRVGTGFTDKQLASLKKTLEPLRTDESPFAAELPKQDAKGVTFVRPELVGEVRYSERTSDGRLRQASWRGLRDDKVPEDVRWEG from the coding sequence GTGGTGGACCGTTATGACCGGGTGAAGCTGACCAACCCGGACAAGGTGCTGTATCCGGCCAGCGGCACCACCAAAGCGCAGGTCTTCGAGTACTACGTGAATGTCGCCGAGGGCATGCTGCCACACATCGCCGGACGTGCCGTGACACGTAAGCGGTGGCCGAACGGCGTCGAGGAGTCGTCGTTCTTCGAGAAGCAGCTCGCGTCGTCGGCGCCGGACTGGCTGGACCGCGGCACCATCGCGCACAAGTCCGGCACCACCACCTATCCGGTCATCGACACCGTCGAGGGGCTGGCCTGGATCGCGCAGCAGGCGGCGCTGGAGGTGCACGTTCCGCAGTGGCGGTTCACCCGGGGCGGGCAGAGTGGGGCGGCTGACGGCGGGGACGGAAAGCCGGGGCCGGCGACGCGGATCGTGTTCGACCTCGACCCCGGCGAGGGTGTCACGTTCCGTCAGCTCTGCGAGGTCGCCCACGAGGTGCGCGAGCTCATCACCGACATCGGGCTCACGACGTTCCCGCTGACCAGCGGAAGCAAGGGCCTTCATCTGTACGTCCCGCTGGAGGACCCGATCAGTTCCCGCGGGGCGTCGGTGCTCGCCAAGCGCGTGGCGCAACAGCTCGAGCAGAGCATGCCCAAGCGGGTCACCGCGACGATGACCAAGAGCCTGCGCGACGGCAAGGTGTTTTTGGACTGGAGTCAGAACAACGGCAACAAGACCACGATCGCGCCGTACTCGCTTCGTGGACGGGAACGTCCGACGGTCGCCGCTCCCCGGACGTGGGATGAGATCGAGGACCCGGACCTGCGTCACCTGACCTTCGACGAGGTGCTCGACCGGTTGGAGCGCGACGGTGACCTGCTCGCCGACCTCGACCCGCCATTGCCGGCCACCGACAAGCTCACCCGTTACCGCAGCATGCGAGACCGCACGAAGACGCCGGAGCCGGTGCCCGCTGAGCCGCCCGAGACCGGCGCGAACGACAAGTTCGTGATCCAGGAGCACCATGCGCGGCGGTTGCACTACGACTTCCGGCTGGAGCGTGACGGTGTCCTGGTGAGTTGGGCGGTACCGAAGAACCTTCCCGACACCCCGTCGGTCAATCACCTTGCGGTGCACACCGAAGACCATCCGATGGACTACATCGACTTCGCCGGCGAGATCCCGAAAGGGGAGTACGGCGGCGGCGAGGTCCACATCTGGGATACCGGCACGTACGAGACGGAGAAGTTCCGCGACAACCCGCCCGATGGACCGGCCAAGGGCGGCGAGGTGATCGTCACGCTGCACGGTCAGAAGATCGAGGGCCGGTACGCGTTGATCCAGACCGACGGCAAGAACTGGCTCGCGCACCGGATGAAGGACCAGCAGAAGCCGACCGCGGCCGACCTGGCGCCGATGCTGACCACCGAGGGATCGGTGGAGCGACTCACCAGGGGCCAATGGGCGTTCGAGGGGAAATGGGACGGCTATCGGCTCCTGGTCGACGCCGACCACGGCAAGCTGACGCTGCGGTCTCGGCGGGGCCGTGACGTCACCGCCGAATACCCGCAGTTGAAGGCGCTCGCCGCCGACCTGGCCGACCATCACGTGATTCTCGACGGGGAGGCGGTGGCGCTCGACGAGGACGGGGTTCCGAGTTTCGGTGAGATGCAGAACCGGGCCCGGTCGACGCGGGTCGAGTTCTGGGCGTTCGACATCCTGTTCCTCGACGGCCGGTTGCTGACCAAGGCCACGTATACCGATCGGCGAAAGCTGTTGGAGGCGTTGGCCGAAGGCGGAGGATTGATCGTTCCACCCGCCCTTGAGGGGGACGGGCCCGAGGCGCTGGAGTACGCCAGATCTCAGCGGTGGGAGGGCGTGATCGCCAAAAAACGGGACTCCACGTATCAGCCGGGCCGGCGGTCCTCGGCCTGGATCAAGGACAAGATCTGGAACACCCAGGAAGTGGTGATCGGCGGGTGGCGCCAGGGTGAAGGTGGGCGCACGAGCGGGATCGGGGCGCTCGTGCTCGGAGTGCCCGACGACGACGGACTGCACTTCGTCGGACGTGTCGGCACCGGGTTCACCGACAAGCAGCTGGCGTCGTTGAAGAAGACTCTGGAGCCGCTGCGCACCGACGAATCACCCTTCGCGGCAGAGCTTCCCAAGCAGGACGCCAAGGGGGTGACGTTCGTGCGGCCGGAACTGGTGGGGGAGGTGCGCTACAGCGAGCGCACGTCCGACGGCCGTCTGCGGCAGGCGAGCTGGCGCGGTCTGCGCGACGACAAGGTTCCCGAGGATGTTCGGTGGGAGGGGTAG
- a CDS encoding sulfotransferase family protein → MATVNDIQDAAVAQTGLDDFGDDSYREGLEILLASLAREAKLNARGEGFLYPRITGYLAQRLQVEDWYRRHPEIDDVPIAAPLIGIGLPRTGSTALSALLAQDPDVRYLRKWESSQPCPPPSSVEGADPRIPDDPKGEMIGTRYHVPTSTHGPMECHELMALNFASHLFQSFAHVPGYSEWLIEHADMRSTLAYEKRVLKLLQWGEPERPWRLKCPSHVLWLDAVDAAFPDARYVMTHRDPTDVILSVADLYADIIASFTDDLDRPSIGRLNVEHWSLGMARTVEFRAAATGDRFYDIDFRAMQSDPVGEVTGLYSWLRAPVSDEFAGRMQSWWAQAATEREPSSHADAAEFGLDLDAVRPLFADYVEHAAQWTAHDTPTART, encoded by the coding sequence ATGGCCACTGTCAACGACATTCAGGATGCCGCCGTCGCGCAGACCGGCCTGGACGACTTCGGCGACGACTCCTACCGCGAAGGGTTGGAGATCCTGTTGGCGTCGCTGGCCCGAGAGGCGAAGCTCAACGCCCGCGGCGAAGGGTTCCTCTATCCCCGCATCACCGGTTACCTGGCACAGCGCCTGCAGGTCGAGGACTGGTACCGGCGACACCCCGAGATCGACGACGTGCCGATCGCCGCCCCGCTGATCGGAATCGGGCTGCCGCGCACGGGATCCACGGCGTTGTCCGCCCTTCTGGCCCAGGACCCCGACGTGCGCTATCTGCGTAAGTGGGAGTCCAGCCAACCGTGCCCGCCACCGTCCAGCGTCGAGGGCGCCGACCCCCGCATCCCGGATGACCCCAAGGGAGAGATGATCGGCACGCGGTATCACGTGCCGACATCCACCCACGGCCCGATGGAATGCCACGAGTTGATGGCGCTGAACTTCGCGTCGCACCTCTTCCAGTCGTTCGCTCACGTCCCCGGCTATTCGGAGTGGCTGATCGAGCACGCAGACATGCGATCGACACTGGCCTACGAGAAGCGGGTGCTGAAACTGCTCCAGTGGGGTGAGCCCGAACGGCCCTGGCGGTTGAAGTGCCCGTCCCACGTGTTGTGGTTGGACGCGGTCGACGCCGCTTTCCCCGACGCGCGATACGTGATGACCCATCGCGATCCGACGGATGTGATCCTGTCCGTCGCCGATCTCTACGCCGACATCATCGCGTCGTTCACCGACGATCTCGACCGTCCCTCCATCGGCAGACTCAACGTCGAGCACTGGTCGCTGGGCATGGCACGGACGGTCGAATTCCGCGCCGCCGCAACCGGTGATCGGTTCTACGACATCGACTTCCGCGCGATGCAGTCCGACCCCGTCGGGGAGGTCACCGGACTGTACTCGTGGTTGAGAGCACCGGTCAGCGACGAGTTCGCCGGCCGGATGCAGAGTTGGTGGGCGCAAGCGGCAACCGAACGGGAGCCCAGCTCGCACGCCGATGCGGCGGAGTTCGGGCTCGACCTCGACGCGGTGCGCCCGCTTTTCGCGGACTACGTCGAGCACGCCGCACAGTGGACCGCCCACGACACACCGACTGCGAGGACCTGA
- a CDS encoding SDR family NAD(P)-dependent oxidoreductase, with translation MRGLTGKTFIIAGGATGIGAGTAKRLADEGANVVVGDIAIAAATATAEKLCAVGARAIAVEFDLADESSVRQLVEHTITEFGSVDGLFNVGADLSPETNGSDLTILDTGLDIWQRTLDINLLGYVRTIRAVLPHLLEQGSGSIVNTSSGGSLGTDPMHVAYNASKAAVNQLTRHVANNYGAKGIRSNCVMPGLVWGETQEKANLEPLREMFVAAARTTRVGRPSDLASITAFLLSDEAEWINGQCWYIGGASHMRQ, from the coding sequence GTGCGGGGCCTCACCGGAAAGACCTTCATCATCGCGGGCGGAGCCACCGGAATCGGTGCGGGTACCGCGAAGCGGCTCGCCGACGAGGGCGCGAACGTGGTGGTGGGTGACATCGCCATTGCCGCCGCGACGGCGACGGCAGAGAAGTTGTGCGCTGTCGGGGCCCGCGCCATCGCCGTGGAGTTCGACCTGGCTGACGAATCCTCGGTCCGGCAGTTGGTGGAGCACACGATCACCGAGTTCGGTTCTGTGGACGGACTTTTCAACGTCGGCGCGGACCTATCCCCCGAGACCAACGGCAGCGACCTGACCATCCTCGACACCGGTCTCGACATCTGGCAGCGCACCCTCGACATCAACCTGCTGGGATATGTGCGCACGATCCGCGCAGTGCTACCGCATCTGCTCGAACAGGGATCCGGCAGCATCGTGAACACATCGTCGGGCGGCTCGCTGGGCACCGACCCGATGCACGTCGCTTACAACGCCTCCAAGGCGGCGGTGAATCAACTGACCCGCCACGTCGCGAACAACTACGGGGCCAAGGGTATTCGCAGCAACTGCGTCATGCCCGGCCTGGTCTGGGGTGAGACCCAGGAGAAGGCGAACCTGGAACCGCTGCGCGAGATGTTCGTCGCCGCCGCCCGTACCACCCGGGTCGGTCGTCCCTCCGACCTCGCGTCGATCACCGCGTTCCTACTCTCCGATGAGGCCGAGTGGATCAACGGTCAGTGCTGGTACATCGGCGGCGCGTCTCATATGAGGCAGTAA
- the rnhA gene encoding ribonuclease HI, with protein sequence MSDVVVIHTDGGCRPNPGPGGWGAVLRQRHHVREMCGGEPAQTSNNRMELTAPIMALEALTRPVSVHLYTDSTYVRNGITKWVLGWERNGWMTAAKQPVKNADLWRRLQSACARHEVEWFWVKGHSGVADNELADVLATRGLQEALAASVV encoded by the coding sequence ATGAGCGACGTCGTGGTCATTCACACCGACGGAGGATGCCGACCCAATCCCGGACCCGGTGGTTGGGGGGCGGTGTTGCGACAGCGTCATCACGTGCGCGAGATGTGTGGCGGCGAGCCGGCCCAGACGAGCAACAACCGGATGGAGTTGACCGCGCCGATCATGGCGCTCGAAGCACTCACCCGGCCGGTGTCGGTGCATCTCTATACGGACAGCACCTATGTCCGCAATGGCATCACGAAGTGGGTGCTCGGCTGGGAACGCAACGGCTGGATGACCGCGGCCAAGCAGCCCGTCAAGAACGCCGACCTCTGGCGTCGGCTTCAATCGGCATGTGCGCGACACGAAGTCGAGTGGTTCTGGGTGAAAGGGCACTCCGGCGTCGCCGACAACGAGCTCGCCGACGTGCTGGCGACCCGCGGTCTACAGGAAGCGCTCGCGGCTTCGGTTGTCTAG
- a CDS encoding nitroreductase/quinone reductase family protein, with product MGDAVAEATEDNRGDWADQHLATYLSSGGARGHLLNLEQAGGRAFTTHCLLRVQGRTSGRTYIKPLIYGNVGGELVVVASKGGADTHPEWYRNIRASDTVDVQIATEAFEATWREPDDEERHAVWEFMTHLYPPYITYQQSTSRRIPLVMLAIGKPIDVFTA from the coding sequence GCGACCGAAGACAACCGCGGGGACTGGGCAGACCAGCATCTGGCGACCTACCTGAGCTCCGGCGGTGCCCGCGGACACCTGCTGAATCTGGAACAGGCCGGCGGGCGCGCCTTCACCACCCACTGCCTGCTCCGGGTACAGGGCAGGACGTCGGGGAGGACCTACATCAAGCCGCTGATCTACGGCAACGTCGGCGGCGAGCTGGTCGTCGTGGCTTCCAAGGGCGGTGCGGACACCCACCCCGAGTGGTACCGCAACATCCGAGCGAGCGACACCGTGGACGTCCAGATAGCGACCGAAGCCTTCGAGGCCACCTGGCGCGAACCCGATGACGAGGAACGTCACGCGGTCTGGGAGTTCATGACCCATCTCTACCCGCCGTACATCACCTATCAGCAGTCGACGAGCCGACGAATCCCGTTGGTGATGCTGGCAATCGGGAAGCCGATCGACGTCTTCACAGCGTGA